tatgatttccttctttcagacgaatgcaatcggagttatattaaatcaattctggcactcatagaacagcatagactgaaaataCGTCGATCCATagtaaaaaagtgcctcacatggccccGGGGCAGTCAGTAAAAGCCTCATTTAGCAATCATATGTgtcaaggtgcgttcacaccggacgcgaatgaagcggcaagcgcaagtgatttacatgttaagtcaatgcaaagacgcgaatagccatcctgcggcgcgaatagcgcggcgcgcattgagcgtttcaagcgattgccgcgcgagttcaaaaatctgaactttggcgaaaatccgcgccgcgttaaccaatcaggagcttgctctagtagtgacggagacagaaatccgaaacaacaatggcggacaaaatcaccgttgctgtctgtggttcctcggagctgtacgatacatctttggacttttgtagaaacaggaataaaagggatcttgcttggattaaagtgagtgaagaggtcggacaatctagttagttttaaaaaactctctttactcaatttgacctacatatacatacatattgagactacaagcaagctaaagctggcaaattgagctcattcacctattttacaactactttcccgctgacgagcgGCAGAAGCCCCCCcattgacgcgaattcgcgtctgttgtgaagaaaatgtcacgcgcgaatgacgcgaataaactcaaatgttcaagcgttcaactacgcgcgaatagcgcgttttttccgcgcaagtcgcgtccggtgtgaacgcaccataagaatcactttaatctagtttgctgctttgggaaaggGCGTAGCAGGGTAGAACGTGGTCTACACTGTGTGCCAATTACAACGCAGTGGGACAGCTGACCAATCACTATACATTTGGTTTTGCAGAAGGCGgaacctggaactaatcgagccgtttgtgccagccggGGGAGGAAGCCAtcggcgtcggaagcaaaataaatgtgggtgggtcctccccctcccccaaaaatactgtagtatatgccattttctgtagtctggtgccttttattgaatgtgtttttacacaatgcacatAGCccatatttaagcaataaggtacgagaggccgtgctgtataaatcacggctgaaggggttgcaggcacgcgtcgtgcctaacaacgcccttcagtcgtgatttattcacgatacagcacagcctcaagtaccttattgcttttataaaactgttaccacataataaaaatattaaaaatcatatatttattacatgttaaaatatattatgttTTCATCAAGTAAAATCATCATTTgtcttccgctgtaaaaagtacaGTAGTCCCTAACGGCAACAGAGTGCGTCATTTCATTGAGCTCAAATAAAAACAGGTTAGAAACAGTTCTTATGCGCTGTATTCATTATTTATAGcctattagggctgtccccgactatgaattttcatagtcgaatcagaattttcgaatctttctatagtcgaccgatagtcgaatcatctaggcctatgtgtgtgtgtgaatgggttgggaggggcacgacactatagtcagcaggagggtaaaacaatttttttttttttttttacacactgcacacagcaacaacttttaataaagcgaccaaaactgcctgccaactgacagacgaacttatttaggtttaaataaaaaacacagaacgcgtcttttagttctaaaaacgtgaggcgcacagcactgccttttttgctaagcaacgaccaaaacagctgtcctgtcagtcaaatcaaagtattatagcgcgagcgctctaaaatcttagttttttgctgttaagtaaacggtcatattagcagaaaccctaaataatacagctcctggttacccacgatagacactaaaggtttctcctccatttcttacagtctccggactttttaagcaacagtaaactttcgtcaccacaacagaagacccgcctctccattcattcgattggacaatggaaaagaacgcgaatgacgttgggcgtttttccgctcagagttgatttttttttcaacttcaggcgctcagagcgctcctgcaaaaacgcgaggcgccaggggcgcataaacagagcgcagaacgctcactgccaacagaaaaccattcagaagaggcgcctccaattgcaaaaacgcgtttggtgtgatcgccgcctaatccctgctgtcaagatggtcctcatctcgtcatggatcagggcaagtgaaaattaaatctgtcacaggggtggttggatttattcacaaacacgttaaaaatatttattgaacgcttctttcttttcacttctgtttttactgcattatcataatcaaaggctgtatataacttaatataaccgtacaaaaccagttgttctgtgtgcaattagacattgagcacccccatattgccaaaatggtatgatgctcgtttcacccgcgaagattcgactgtgagatcggtggtcgaatcaggctccacatatcgatgcatcgaatcttcgactgttcggggacagccctaatatatatatatatatatatatatatatatatataaataaaaagaaaaaaattgaaaaaaataatcagaaaatttgattatttttattcaCCATAACCCCCCAGCCGTCGAAATTCAATTTGACATTCAGCAGTGGACGAGGttctcccttcggtcgcagtccGAGCCCCGTCTGTCGTATGAGTTACGTTGCATACTCTGCAGCAGATAGGCTCTCctttccggtgcagcagagtcacggctcccttcggttgcagtgAGGGCCCCCCATCCGACTCACCAAATCTCGCCTTGCATTCagtcgcaagggggactctcccttccagtgcagcagagccgcagcgaGAGTCGCTCCATCAATCGCCTTATTTTATTGCCTAATCAGCATCGGACGAGGCTCCCCCTTCTGGTGCAGCAGGACCGgtgctcccttcggtcgcagagtgggccctccgtctgtcattcacgttacgctgcgtactcgacagAGGATGGGCTCTCCCTCCCAGTGCAGCAGAGTCGCAgttcccttcggtcgcagtgggagccctccatctgACACGCCAATCCTTGCCTCGTGTTACGATATTAAAGTGTCTAGGAAATATACATAACATTAGAGATATTAAAACACTACTGGCGTGTGGAATGTGGTGGAAGGAAACATGACAGACAAGTTCTGAGAGAGAAATTTgactggaattttattttacaacaaGCCGTAGCCACGGAATCCAGTCAATGCAATTATATGTCTGTGGACTATGtacaatgcaataaataaataacgaaagaaagaaagaaaatgggaAAGAACTTAAGTGGTGCcaaagaaaataacaaaacataacaaaacaatcCTTAACTAGTCCCTAAGCCTAACCAAAGAAAAATGCAGAAAACAAACCGAAATCTTCGCGCATGAGCGCCTAGATAAcctaactaataataaaaatacaagggTTGGCGCTCACCTCTTACCTAGTGTGTATATACACAAAAACAGCTATGGGCAGAATGTATATCGCGAAATACTAACCTGATGTTCCTTCCCAACATAGCTTTGCAGCTGAAAACTCTTATTATATTCTCATATAGTGATACACACGTAATACGAATAAGTtaccaaatataaatataatcacTTAAGCACATAGCACACTTCTCCAGGTAGATTACATTAAACAGGTAAAAACTCTCAAGGAGTATACAAAAACTCAGCACGCCGCATAACAGCTTGCTGCCGCAAGAGAGGGAGAGAGCAAGTGAAGGAACCCGCCATCTCTCTTAAACCAGCTGGACTGCCTCTGATTGGTTCTGGTGCTCCGCCCTAATGATGACTGACAGATGAGTCAGCCAGTCACAGCGACCTAGAGGTGGGATTAACAGAAAGAAAACTCAATGAACGCACAACACACGTGTAGTGCATCAGCGAGTAAAAGCATCAACATTCCCACGCCAGCGAAACGCACGTGGAACGTAACACCCTCCCCCTTAAGAACccactatatgtagaaaaaaAACTAACATATAGTTGTTCGAACGAATGTACTCAGACGCCGCAACAGGCAACTCTAGACAGTGCATCCGCGATCACGTTTTCTACGCCTTTCTTATGTTTGATAATTAAGTTATATCCCTGCATAATCAGAGACCAGCGCATCAAACGCTGATTCTGATTATACATGCGAGACAAGAAAACCAACGGATTGTGATCGGTAAACACTGTAACTGGGCTAATACTTGATCCAACATATACATCGAAATGTTGAAGGGCCATCAGCAACGCTAATGCCTCCTTCTCGATCGTCGAGTAGTTTAACTGGTGTTTGTTAAACTTGCGAGAGAAATAACAGACGGGATGGTCAATACCATCTTTATCTCCTTGAATTAGCACAGCTCCAGCACCCACATAACTCGCATCCACATCGAGTTTAAAAGCAGAATCAAAGTCTGGAGCGGCCAAAACAGGTGCATTACACAGAAGATCTTTGACCGAGTTAAAAGCATGCTGACATTCAGCAGACCACAAAAACGTTTGCGATGGACTGAGGAGTGAAGTTAACGGCTGTGCAATCGTCGAAAAGTTTCTACAGAAACTGCGATAATAGCCGGCCATCCCTAGAAAACGACGAAGTTCTCGACGGGTGGTTGGAGCAGGGAATTCGGATATCGCAGTGACTTTCGCTTCGATTGGGCGCACTTGCCCCTGACCCACTTCCTTCCCCAGATACGTGATTGTAGCCTGACCGAATTCGCATTTAGCTAAATTCAAGGTCAACGAAGCTTTCTCTAATCGCTCGAAAACAGTTCTCAATAAAGAGATGTGCTCTGACCAGTCGGACGAGTAAACTACCAAATCATCAAGATATGCGTTACACTTAGGCACCCCGGACAGCACAAGATTTACGAGTCGTTGAAAAGTGGCCGGTGCGTTACGCATGCCGAAAGCCATCACAGAGTATTGCATGAAACTGTCGGGGAACTCTCCCTTCCgatgcagcagagccgcagctcccacAGCAGTGAGGGTCCCTCAATCACTCTCCTTAATTTTttgcctattcagcatcggactgggtTCTCCCCTCTGGTGCAGCAGGGCCCCggctcccttcggttgcagtgTGAGCCCTCCATCTGTCATCCGAGTTACGCTGCATATTCAACAACAGATGGGCTCTCCCTACCGGTACAGCAGAGTCACGGCTCCCTTTGGTCGCAGTGAGAGCCCTCCATCCTATGCGCCTCGCAAGAGGGACTATCCCTACCGGTGCAgtagagccgcagctcccttcagAAGCAGCgagagtccctccatcaatcgccttatTCGCATTAATTCAGTCGCATTAATTGCCCCAAAAAAATTTTGCTCCAAGGTGCCTGTCCTATGCATAAAAGCTTCTTTTGGGGCGTTCTCTGGGTTCGGCCTGTATGTAAGGGCAAACTtgtgaaattatgttttattaacaaggtttgggaggagcacgatcagataatcaatcaaTTCGACACAGGTGTAACTCGTTTAGCCAATCATCCAATTATCACAACATGCATATGTAGACAGCCATTTTACCTCCGTCCAGCGATcctttcttggcatccctcctccaccccaacTACCCACTTCTAATCTCTTTTTATCCCTGGGTTCGGCCTGTATTCTGGGCCCGGAGCCCTCCCCCAGGACAGCatgccaaaatgtgctttttacttgctcaagcagattagatgtaagggcgaactcgtgaatttATATCAGCTGCCAGTATTAACTGTAGCAGAATTAAATATCACCACTGACTAATCTGTTCGTCCAGCAAACATTCAGGGTAATTTCACAACAACTCTAAGCAATTATATTTTCTTGGCCgcaaaaaaaataacattcttacagtaataatgcattagagcatgtagcttgatcagaatcgtaaggtaacactttattttacggtttcttaactagttgcttattagcatgcacattactagaatattagccatttattagttacaattttcttcctttttctacatgaccttattctagatccctaatcctacccaatacctaaacttaacaactaccttactaactaataataagcagcaaattaagaatttattgagggaaaagtcgtagttaatagtgaattaGTGGCAGAAGGCAGAATCAGAaactcatgtaatttgtgcacaagagttttattaaggACTAACGCatgactaatctaaacaaacaaacatacaatcactcatacatGGAAGAAGGGCAAGTCAGATTGGATAAATGGAGCCAttagagaaacaagaaaaatgaCTATAAAAAGAGTCAGTTAGCCAACTAAATGAAACCATCAGTGCCATTTTACAACGGGGTTTACAAATTTAACTAAACCTCTAGTTCAATGTATGATACTTGCATTTCCTTGGTCGTTGACGAGCGTTTTGATGCAGTCTCGAATGAAAGTCTTAATTGTTTCAAGGTTTTGGACTTGGGATCACGTCTTTCCATGTTTGAAGAGCGATGAATTCTAAAGGTGTCCTGACTCTGAGGTGATTGGGAGTTTCTTCCAACGTGGAAagtgaagaagaatgatgagctgagagagagagaggcccaGCTGAAATCCTGTGATCTTTGGGGAATGAAAAGACAAGGCTGCAGGGCCTGGCACAGGCTTAGGAGTTCAAGGCCTGCCAGGCACAGAAGCATCAGCTCTGGGACTTATCAACCAGAAGGTGGCAAGGTGATGAGACATGGGACTAAAAGAACTGAGAAAAGTCTGGAGAACTGAGGCAAGTCACTGTGTGAAGCCTTTATCTCCTATGGGGGTCACAGTTAGGAGATAAAGGTAATTGGGAGGCCAGGGTAATTGATAATTGGAAGGCTAGAGAGCCAGTGGTGACTTTTTTGCTTTTGGAGGGAAAGTTTACGACTCTTTGTCTGTAAGCATGGTATTGGGATTGGTTGTTCATGCAAAAActactaaagattcttaaaacactaatatgttgcataggtatcaaaagataacataaaccatgttttagatcatcaaaatacaAATTCAATGAGACCAAATGTGTTATATGTGTGGTTATTCTACGTAGTGATCTATCATAACacacattaataaaaacattacacaatacaaaagAAATGAACAGTAATAACATACACAATGATCTAAGGATATGTGTGTTCATtcacagaaagtttttttttccaagaATTAATAAAAGTCAGTTCCTATGGCAGTatgtgtcctttttttttttttgagtattaGTTGGAATTATAAAAATTCTCTCTACATACTTTTGAGTCGTAAAGAttatctggtctggcagaggAGTCCTGGATGCCATACTAAGACCATTTATCATGGCTGCCAGTGTCATGGGTTGGGTGAGGGGGGTCTGTGATAATTTCTTAATCTAATGAAAAATGGATTATTTGGTAAATCTAATGAACTGTGTGTGTGATTGGTCCTAACCCTACATTTTTTCCCCGAGCAACACATAGGCAACAAATAATGACGGTTTGTAGAGTACTTTACAACAGCTTCAGATgtagctcaaccaatcagaatttttatacattttggttgaaactctttccacactgaggggatctgtcagccttctctctagtgtggatcttCATGTGCTTGTAAAGGTATCCTTTActagagaaactctttccacactgtttgcatgtgtaaggcttctctccagtgtggatcttcaTGTGCTTGTAAAGGTATCCTTTActagagaaactctttccacactgtttgcatgtgtaaggcttctctccagtgtgaattctcatgtaaATGTTAAGGTATCTTCTActagagaaactctttccacactgttggcagatgaaacacTCCTCTTCTGTATgagttctcatgtgccttttaagctgtctattttcactgaaactctttccacactgttggcagatgaaacgcctctcttctgtgtgaattttcatgtggactttaagggatgctttttgaatgaaactctttccacactgttgacagatgaaagacttctctcctgtgtgaattttcatgtggactttaaggttttgtatttgactgaaactctttccacactggcagatgaaaggcttctccccagtgtgaattttcatgtggactttaaggcttttattttgagtgaaactctttccacactgttggcagatgaaagacttctctcttgtgtggattttcatgtggactttaaggtttgtattttgactgaaactctttccacactgttggcagatgaaaggcttctccccagtgtgaattttcatatggactttaaattctccttgttgactgaaactctttccacactgacggcaCTTGAAAGActtttctcctgtgtgaattttcatgtggactttaaggtttgtattttgattgaaactctttccacactgttggcagatgaaaggcttctctcctgtgtgaattctcaggtgtgttttaaggtttctattttcactgaaactctttccacactgttgacagatgaaaggtttctctccagtgtgaattttcatgtggtctttaagggttccttttcgagtgaaactctttccacactgttggcagatgaaacgcctctctccggtgtgaattttcttgtggaccttaaagtttcctttgtgactgaaactctttccacactgttggcagatgaaatgcCTCTCTctggtgtgaattttcttgtggactttaaattctccttgttcattgaaactctttccacactgaaagcaagtgaaaaaactcctagttcttgccttttgagctcttttttgtgtagaTGTATTTTCTGATTGTAAGCAACAAAATGAATTTTTTCCAGTTATGAAAAcatgattctcaaactgatctttctcttcagtttcattcagtacttccttctcctctttcagtgcggttgggcctaaggtgggaaaacaaagaaataaaagttaaccccagtttaatgccaaAAAGCAGGTTACACCAATAATGTAgatttgtaatgcatgtatgctagattgcatatcatggtgtccaaacctgatcatagtctggtgtcctatagagtttaagctggctgctatacagtttattcaatctaataatagtttaggaaacctagataaagactgatctcaattatgatgtagcattttttaaatgtcttctaggggatcaaatgcaacaaaaataagaaaggctaggaaaatggacaaactccccactcaaccatcagatgaacacgttatcacacaataattctttctgaggttttattgtggggcaatgatgttagccaatcataaaaatggGCTGTTACGGCgagtcccaaccacgttccttGAGGCCCctaaacactgcatgtttttcatgtttctccaattaagtgattaattaactggttcaggtgtgtttgatctggTTTGGACCTAAACTTTGAAGGATGGTAAATCTTTAggcacagggttgggcacccctgcaccaAGACCTAAAATGGATGACAAATGGTccgacaaaggagagatgcaatgACCTATTGAATGGAAAATGCCCAGAAACTTActgtaacaaacaaacaaacaaacaaacaaacacatcacAGAACATATCCTTTTAAAGAGAACAGGCAACATTTTTACACCAATTGAAAGTGAAGTAAGATGTGAAGAtggtgaatttgtgctctgcaatAAATCCATCCAAGTGGTCATGTATGGAACCACTTTAACCCAGAttgatttgttattttatctcAAGTCAGGTTTTGACTTTTCTTAGTTTTTCACCCAGAGCTTGACATAACACTAAATCAATCATAGATTCATTCAAGTAAATGTTTGTTATATGTACGATTATTTCCACCATTTGTTgttaatttattcataagcaacAATACAGTTATATAAGCTCAAACATAAATAAGCATATCTGTGGTATTTGCCACATTGAATCGATTACTAAGAtgctgtcataaaagaaaaataaacaatgaaaGAAACCATCCTGGATTTTTAAACCAGAAGTATGCATGATAACCTGCTTTGTTCTAGCATCCCCAAACACCCTTGAAGttaaacatggaggtgaaaaTATTATGCTTAATCcttaatccaatagaaaatctgtggagtgAGCTGAAGGTTTAaattgccaaatgtcagccttaaAACCCTAAtgtcttggagaggatctgcaaagaggagtggaacaaaatccctcttgagatgtgtgcaaacctgatggccaactacaagaaacgtctgacctctttGATTGCCAAAAAGGATTTTGCCAGCAAATACCAAGTCATGTTTCTCTAAGGGGTGAAATActtttttactcattaaaatgcaaatcaattataacttttttgaaatgcgtttttcttttttgctgttgttgttactcaaaatcagcaggggatcaaataattatttttcccACTGTTGTAATATGAACTTTTAGTCTATTTAGTAAGCATAGTTTGCTGAATTTTGAGTATTTAAGTCATGTGAGAGATCAGGACAAAATAAAGGGACTGAAAAGTAAAATGGAAGTGAAGGTGCAGTTCAGGAGAGGACTTTGAATTATTTTACATGTTGCATAGTCCAcgatttaaacctttttttacgTGATGACCATACAAAAATAGGGTTGTCTTTCAGAGATTGTATATGGGATgacctggatgagtgtgagatttcccagtctgaaattttgtcccagtccacccCTGAGCTCCAGCTTCAGGGAACAGAGGACTCAACTCTAAGATACGAAAAGGGAACTCTGATGCTCCCCTTGGGAACACTGTACTCATCGGTGACCCTTGAGAGTGAGGGGAGCACTGCTGTGCTCAACCATAAAAGCCACCTAAGAGAGGCAAAGGTGGACTAACAATTTTTGGTGCCTCACGGAACATGAGAGAGCAGACTCAACTCTCAGAAATCAAAGGAGAACTTAGAGGCTCACCTTAGGAGGGACATGATCATAGGCAACTCTCTAAATTGAGTTAGGGTTAGGATAGCACTGCCAACTAAGCCATAAGGGCAGTCACATGATGGGAGCTCCTGGGAGAAGCATGCAGAAGCATAAGACACCTGGTATGATTGCCTCACGAAGTTCCATGGAGCAgaggacttcattctcatagatGAGAGGGGGGCCCAGATGTTTTCTTTGGGAGCGATGTGCTAATTGGAGACCCTCGAGAGCAGGGTGGCGAACATCtgagttttgcttcaacccttaatcaaacacacctgaacaacatAATCAAgatctgaagggttactagaaagctacaggcaggtgagttttaattagggttggagctgaattcTGTAGGAcggtggctctccaggaccggagttcGTTTTCCCTGCTCTAGAACAGCGTTTCCCAACTCCAGTCCTCGCTCTAGAGTGAAGGGAGCACTTCCAAGTTCAAAGACAGGAGCAGACTAACAGGGAAGGGGAAAAAGGCCAaagaacctgatatgactgcACACAGAGCTCATGGAGAAAAGTCCTTAGCTCTCAGATTGAGAGAACTCACATGCTACATCCGAGACTAgtagctttatcaggcattacatgcagacaaaattaaaatgacattaaaaactTGAAAGCTGCAGATTCGATCACTAATGAAATGCTGCCGTTTCTTGGGGACTCACACAGATCTGTTGTGGATTTCGTTGGATATATTATTGCTTTGTTGTAAAATCGGACAATATTGACAGTGTAgtgtttaaaatgtaggctacatttaaaatgtaaaatgttcacttaatattacctttttgtttaacttataaaatcaacatttgaaatcatttgaatattcagagaaaattgcaCACATGCTcatattttaaagatgaaaaacagTAAGTCACACTGTATGTTTCTGTATCGAAGAGAGTTTCTTAAACCAATCGCTCTGTACAGTCTGTCAACATTATATTAAAGCacttgttcgaaataagtattttattttatataagttatagtgtaagtattctttaattatatccatcataataataatggatatgcaatattggttagtgtttttgaacatgtaacaaggaacatcattgaaaagaaaataacataacagtCATTACCTCAtgcatggttaaaccaacaactaataaaataccattgtgaacattatgaatCCCACAACCACCcgtccttgttggaggatgctgaacagacagaataaaaacaaataatacttcaaagaactgttcttcttctgaaagaacttcttTCTAATGCACAGAATTCCAAGAACTAAACTTTATCAACCCCTGACTGGGAGATCTGGCAGAAcaaaagttacttttttcccggtactttagcctactttgtgtaataacgaaaacatttatttcattgaaaaaataagtccaaaactctctattttaacattttgaacaatagggctctacaatctttttttttttttttttttgtgcgttttaatttttctgataatcaaattaaagcataattttaatttttgggtttactgttaaaatcaatacatggaagaaaaattatattcatttaaaacgtttaaataataattgtaatatttttttctacaattaaggggttaatcttgttgtaatattta
Above is a genomic segment from Garra rufa chromosome 2, GarRuf1.0, whole genome shotgun sequence containing:
- the LOC141325711 gene encoding uncharacterized protein; amino-acid sequence: MEFIKEESEDMKIEETFRVKHEDTEEQTGPTALKEEKEVLNETEEKDQFENHVFITGKNSFCCLQSENTSTQKRAQKARTRSFFTCFQCGKSFNEQGEFKVHKKIHTRERHFICQQCGKSFSHKGNFKVHKKIHTGERRFICQQCGKSFTRKGTLKDHMKIHTGEKPFICQQCGKSFSENRNLKTHLRIHTGEKPFICQQCGKSFNQNTNLKVHMKIHTGEKSFKCRQCGKSFSQQGEFKVHMKIHTGEKPFICQQCGKSFSQNTNLKVHMKIHTREKSFICQQCGKSFTQNKSLKVHMKIHTGEKPFICQCGKSFSQIQNLKVHMKIHTGEKSFICQQCGKSFIQKASLKVHMKIHTEERRFICQQCGKSFSENRQLKRHMRTHTEEECFICQQCGKSFSSRRYLNIYMRIHTGEKPYTCKQCGKSFSSKGYLYKHMKIHTGEKPYTCKQCGKSFSSKGYLYKHMKIHTREKADRSPQCGKSFNQNV